The sequence GCGCGCACCAGCAGAACCGGAGGTATGTCGACGCCGGTCGGGTACCGATAGGTCGGCACGCCGCCACGGTTTTGCACCAGCGGCGCCGCATCTGCCATGAAGCCGAAGATAGTCCAAGTCTCGCCGATGATCGACCGACTACGTTCCCCTTCTGAAGTTCACCATGGAACACATGACCGAACATCGTCCTGGTACAGCTCGGCGTGACTACCTACCCGCGGCCGGGCGCGATATCTTTCTTCCCGGTTACGACCTGCTGACCCGCCTGATGGGCATGAAGTCGGCCTACGAGACGCTCCTCGCACAGGCCGAATTGGCCGATGGGTTGCGCGTCCTGGAGATCGGTTGTGGCACAGGCAGCGTCACCGTCCATGCGAAAAAGTCCCACCCGGGCGCCGAATTGGTAGGCCTGGATCCGGACCCGCGCGCATTGGCACGCGCGCAACGCAAGGCGGAGGGCCTCAAGGGTATTCGATTCGAACACGGCTACTCCCAGCGACTGCCGTCGCCGCAGGAGAGTTCGATCGTGTCCTGTCGTCGATGATGCTGCACCACCTCGACGAAGAGACGAAGAGGGCGTCGGCTGCAGAGATTCTGCGCGTGCTACGGCCCGGCGGCAGCTTGCACATCGTCGACATCGGCGGACACATGACCTCTGCTGACGGATTCATGGCGCGACGCATGTTGCGCAGCAATCACGCTGCGGGCAACCTCGGCGACGCGATTCCGCGACTTCTGGCTGACGCCGGGTTCGACTGCAGCGAGACTGCCTCGCGGCGGCATCGCTTCGTCGGGCGACTGACGTTCTATCGCGCGATTCGTCCTGTCTCGTGACTGCGCGCGCGACCGCTGGAGTACGGCGAGCGACACTGAGAGACGAACGTTATTGACGCCAGGGTTTGGCCACCCTCCAGCGAGGGTATGTGGTGCACATCACTTATTGGAGGCATTCATGACTGTCACCGGCATCATCAGCGCAATCCTCATCGGATTGGTAATCGGCATTCTGGGCAGGCTTGTCGTCCCCGGCAAGCAGAACATTCCCATCTGGCTGACCATCGTGGTCGGCATCGTCGCGGCGTTCCTTGGTACGGCGCTGGCACGGGCGTTGGGCCTCCCGACCGCCACAAAAGGTATCGATTGGATCGAACTGCTGGTTCAGGTCGTCCTGGCGGCAGTCGGTGTCGCAATCGTGGCAGGGATATACGGACGGCGGAAGTCCGGTCTTACGAGACGTTGACGGACTTCCCACCAGAGCCCGGCTGGCAATGTCAGCCGGGCTCGTTTTATCGGTCCTTCGCCAACAACGGACCGAGTGGGCCCAGATCGATGTTGAGGTCCTCGGGGTCCAGCCCGAAATGCTCGCGCAGCTCGACCATCTTCTCTTCCAACAGCATCAGCGTGGTGCCGATGCGTTCGACT is a genomic window of Mycobacterium sp. ITM-2016-00318 containing:
- a CDS encoding GlsB/YeaQ/YmgE family stress response membrane protein, which translates into the protein MTVTGIISAILIGLVIGILGRLVVPGKQNIPIWLTIVVGIVAAFLGTALARALGLPTATKGIDWIELLVQVVLAAVGVAIVAGIYGRRKSGLTRR